A genomic window from Glycine soja cultivar W05 chromosome 10, ASM419377v2, whole genome shotgun sequence includes:
- the LOC114369224 gene encoding uncharacterized protein LOC114369224 — MKDFPSCFGENAVQVADSSSSSSSKTAQNLVICVYQCRIWGKCCFITITWTKSLMGQGLSVGIDDYSSNQCLCKVDIKPWVFSKRRGCKSLEAYSCKIDVYWDLSNARFGVGPEPLEGFYVGVVVDRQMVLLLGDLRKEAFKKSSAIPLPSNAVFVAKKEHVFGKKMFGNKAVFCDNGQIHDLVIECDTSGVSDPCLIIRIDSKTVMQVKRLKWKFRGNHTILVDGLAVEVFWDVYNWLFGGTSLGNAVFMFRTCISAEKFWAGEPLSDANVVQWSFSQRFSETKSQGVGFSHILYAWKND; from the coding sequence atgaaggactTTCCTTCATGCTTTGGTGAAAATGCAGTTCAGGTTGCAGATTCTTCATCTTCAAGTTCGAGCAAAACTGCACAGAATCTGGTTATCTGCGTTTACCAATGCCGGATATGGGGTAAGTGCTGCTTCATAACCATCACATGGACTAAGAGCTTGATGGGGCAAGGGCTTAGCGTAGGGATCGATGATTATTCTTCAAATCAGTGTCTGTGTAAGGTGGATATCAAACCCTGGGTGTTCTCCAAGAGGAGGGGTTGTAAGAGCCTTGAGGCTTATTCTTGTAAGATTGATGTGTATTGGGACCTTTCCAATGCTAGATTTGGTGTTGGTCCTGAACCCTTGGAGGGGTTTTATGTAGGAGTAGTTGTAGATCGCCAAATGGTTCTCCTTCTTGGAGATTTGAGGAAAGAGGCTTTCAAGAAATCCAGTGCTATTCCATTACCATCCAATGCTGTTTTTGTTGCCAAAAAAGAACATGTCTTTGGCAAGAAAATGTTTGGTAACAAGGCTGTGTTTTGTGACAATGGTCAGATTCATGATCTTGTCATAGAATGTGACACCTCTGGGGTGTCTGATCCGTGCCTTATAATTCGAATCGATAGCAAAACCGTGATGCAGGTGAAGCGGCTCAAGTGGAAGTTTAGGGGGAACCACACCATCTTGGTGGATGGTCTTGCAGTGGAAGTTTTCTGGGATGTCTATAATTGGCTCTTTGGTGGAACATCGCTTGGAAATGCTGTCTTTATGTTCAGAACATGTATCTCTGCGGAAAAATTTTGGGCTGGTGAACCCCTTTCTGATGCAAATGTGGTGCAGTGGTCCTTCTCTCAGAGGTTTTCTGAGACCAAGTCGCAAGGTGTTGGCTTCTCACATATTTTATATGCGTGGAAGAACGACTAG